A genomic window from Candidatus Obscuribacterales bacterium includes:
- a CDS encoding response regulator yields MTQKILIVDDEPHIRALMEQTLEDLEDEGVELLTAGDGQQALDLIRRECPQLVFLDVMMPKMNGYEVCAAVKQDSNLRNTYIIMLTAKGQEIDKQKGENMGADIYMTKPFDPDEILQKSQQILGL; encoded by the coding sequence ATGACACAAAAAATTCTCATTGTGGACGATGAGCCCCATATTCGGGCTCTGATGGAACAAACCCTAGAAGACTTGGAGGATGAAGGGGTAGAACTGTTGACAGCAGGTGATGGGCAGCAGGCTCTAGACCTAATTCGCCGTGAATGCCCTCAGCTCGTCTTTTTAGACGTCATGATGCCCAAGATGAATGGCTATGAGGTTTGTGCGGCTGTTAAGCAAGATAGCAATCTTCGTAACACCTACATCATCATGCTGACGGCCAAAGGGCAGGAAATTGATAAGCAGAAGGGTGAGAACATGGGTGCAGATATCTACATGACGAAACCCTTTGATCCAGATGAAATTTTACAAAAATCCCAGCAAATTTTAGGTTTATAA